From the genome of Oscillospiraceae bacterium, one region includes:
- a CDS encoding CdaR family protein, translated as MDIKTIKTPREFFRDKNIWPRLLSLLGAFIIWFYVISIDSPGSEKEFKGINIDLQNENQLTESYGFSVLNGYGFTCDMTLYGKKSELNKLKTSELSAYVDLSSIDKAGNYELDIVINAPNGMSVTNIFPSTINVFVDKTSTKTVPVKVIPTYTKDKDITIESPKLNYSFITVTGPFTEIEDITEARLTVDLGNVTKSVDASGKIALLDKDGETVSSPYIKTNVTDVVATFSVYKSKTVPITVNTKHGLLGPDGIKFEISPATVRVKGDPAAIDALEKVVLATIDEKQIVDDQKSYVFSLVLPVGIEKNDNVDTVNVEASLINSSLRTMNVNLVTGSNVSVISPPGNQMYTFKSASLNVKIRGDSVSVATASVTDLRVVIDLSQFNQPGIYSVPVSVEFKNQTGAYVIGEYTTEVNLI; from the coding sequence ATGGATATCAAAACCATTAAAACGCCCCGAGAATTCTTCAGGGATAAAAATATATGGCCCAGATTATTATCGCTTTTAGGTGCGTTTATCATATGGTTTTACGTTATAAGCATTGATAGTCCTGGATCTGAAAAAGAATTCAAGGGAATCAATATAGATTTACAGAACGAAAATCAACTGACTGAAAGTTACGGATTTTCCGTGCTCAACGGATACGGCTTCACCTGCGATATGACGTTATACGGCAAAAAAAGCGAACTCAACAAGCTCAAGACATCAGAGCTTTCCGCATATGTCGACCTGTCTTCTATTGATAAAGCCGGAAATTACGAACTTGATATAGTAATAAATGCGCCCAACGGAATGTCTGTAACAAACATATTTCCATCTACAATCAATGTATTCGTCGATAAAACCTCTACAAAAACCGTCCCGGTAAAGGTCATACCGACATATACAAAGGACAAGGATATAACTATCGAATCACCGAAGTTGAATTACAGTTTCATAACGGTGACAGGACCATTCACTGAAATAGAAGATATAACAGAAGCGAGACTTACCGTCGATCTCGGAAACGTGACAAAAAGCGTTGACGCCTCCGGTAAAATAGCCCTTCTAGACAAAGACGGTGAGACTGTCTCGAGTCCATATATAAAGACTAATGTTACCGACGTCGTTGCTACTTTTTCTGTATATAAATCAAAAACTGTTCCAATTACCGTTAATACAAAGCACGGACTGTTGGGGCCTGACGGCATTAAATTTGAAATTTCTCCTGCAACTGTTCGAGTCAAAGGTGATCCGGCGGCGATAGATGCCCTTGAAAAGGTGGTTCTCGCGACAATAGACGAAAAACAGATTGTCGATGACCAAAAAAGCTATGTTTTCTCTCTTGTTCTTCCCGTCGGAATAGAAAAAAACGACAATGTAGACACCGTAAATGTAGAAGCGTCTCTGATCAACAGCTCTCTGCGCACGATGAATGTAAATCTGGTCACCGGATCAAACGTATCTGTCATTTCGCCTCCGGGCAACCAAATGTATACGTTTAAATCGGCGTCTCTAAACGTTAAGATACGCGGTGACAGCGTTTCGGTCGCGACTGCCTCTGTTACCGACCTTAGAGTAGTGATAGACTTGTCACAGTTCAACCAGCCCGGTATATATTCGGTACCCGTTTCAGTCGAATTCAAGAATCAAACCGGCGCATATGTTATCGGAGAATATACGACGGAGGTGAATCTGATATAA
- the cdaA gene encoding diadenylate cyclase CdaA, giving the protein MSNLQDAAEYFWNLISSMRISDIIDIIIVSVLLYYVFIFIRERRAGKLAIGILFLLLALLGSDLLGMNALNFILQNIMQVGMIAVIIIFQPELRSMLEKMGGNSIKNLNRIGEAKDIGEKQKAIEEICLAASDLSKSKTGALIVLERGTKLGDEIKTGVIVNADVSSFLIKNIFFNKAPLHDGAMIIRDSRVHACGCFLPLSQNADIVKDLGTRHRAGIGISETSDAVVVIVSEETGFISTAVDGKLVRGYDRYSLKDTLNSLMITEERANTPIDTIKRFFGKK; this is encoded by the coding sequence ATGAGCAATTTACAGGATGCAGCCGAATATTTTTGGAATTTAATATCCTCTATGAGGATCTCGGATATCATCGACATTATAATAGTGTCGGTGCTGCTTTATTATGTTTTTATTTTCATAAGAGAACGCCGCGCCGGAAAGCTCGCCATCGGCATATTGTTTCTCTTGCTCGCTCTGCTTGGCAGCGACCTGCTCGGCATGAACGCGTTGAATTTCATATTGCAGAATATAATGCAGGTGGGAATGATCGCAGTTATCATTATATTTCAGCCAGAGCTGCGAAGCATGCTTGAAAAAATGGGTGGAAATTCCATAAAAAACCTGAATCGAATAGGCGAAGCCAAAGATATCGGAGAAAAGCAGAAAGCTATTGAAGAAATATGCCTGGCCGCAAGCGACCTGTCAAAATCAAAAACAGGTGCGCTGATTGTGCTGGAACGCGGGACAAAGCTGGGCGATGAAATCAAGACCGGTGTAATAGTCAATGCCGATGTTTCCAGCTTCCTGATAAAAAATATTTTCTTCAACAAGGCGCCGCTTCATGACGGAGCCATGATAATACGCGATTCGCGCGTACACGCATGCGGCTGTTTTCTTCCGCTTTCACAGAATGCCGATATAGTCAAGGATCTTGGAACGCGGCATCGTGCCGGCATTGGTATAAGCGAGACAAGCGACGCGGTGGTCGTCATAGTCAGCGAGGAAACCGGATTTATTTCCACTGCTGTCGATGGCAAGCTTGTCAGAGGCTATGACAGATACAGCCTTAAGGATACTTTGAACAGTCTTATGATAACCGAAGAACGTGCCAACACACCAATTGACACAATTAAAAGATTTTTCGGCAAAAAGTAA
- a CDS encoding SDR family oxidoreductase gives MSVLDMFSLKGKTAVVTGGSGLYGRQIVLSLAQAGAKVYNASRNITKNEEYAASLREKGQDVLSASLDQSSEDSAKQLLDRIEKESGTPSVLVNNAVARAMKSWNSPVSAFTESMRINADGLFIMTRTFGEAMKKDGGSIINIASYMGLLGPDDSMYRGTDVTGDVPDYFFHKGGMVNFTRFTASVLGPYGIRCNVVCPGGYYNGQDPRFTEKYCDRTFLKRMANDTDLMGIMVFLASDASLYITGAVIPADGGYSAK, from the coding sequence ATGTCCGTTCTTGATATGTTTTCACTGAAAGGGAAGACTGCTGTGGTAACAGGAGGCAGCGGACTTTACGGCAGGCAGATCGTGCTTTCGCTCGCTCAGGCAGGAGCAAAGGTATACAATGCCTCGCGTAATATAACGAAAAACGAAGAATATGCCGCTTCGCTTCGTGAAAAAGGGCAAGACGTGCTTTCGGCGTCATTGGATCAAAGCAGCGAAGACAGCGCGAAACAGCTTCTTGACCGTATAGAAAAAGAATCCGGTACTCCGTCTGTGCTGGTGAACAATGCCGTTGCGCGTGCTATGAAATCGTGGAACTCACCCGTTTCTGCTTTTACTGAAAGCATGAGGATAAATGCCGACGGATTGTTTATAATGACACGCACTTTCGGCGAGGCGATGAAGAAAGACGGAGGCAGTATAATTAACATCGCATCATACATGGGACTGCTCGGACCTGATGACAGCATGTACCGCGGCACGGATGTCACGGGAGATGTTCCGGATTATTTCTTTCACAAAGGCGGGATGGTCAATTTCACCCGTTTTACCGCCTCTGTCCTCGGTCCGTACGGTATCAGGTGCAACGTAGTATGCCCGGGCGGTTATTATAACGGTCAGGATCCGCGCTTCACGGAAAAGTACTGTGACCGCACGTTTTTAAAGCGTATGGCAAATGATACAGACCTTATGGGTATTATGGTTTTTCTGGCTTCCGACGCGTCTTTGTATATAACCGGAGCGGTCATACCCGCGGACGGCGGATACAGCGCGAAGTGA
- a CDS encoding aldo/keto reductase has protein sequence MIFRDFHGMPVSVMTLGTVQLGLDYGINNPAGRPDAVSASNILSEALSGGVNSLDTSGDYGTSEDIIGKFLSSQATAAFPLVTTKYEINPDGDISVYGVEKQLNDQLERSLSRLGMSSLPMFLSHNDSDVLMFREKLRPAIKSLLNTGLIRHAGASVESIEAAESLLGDELFESVQLPINMMSSRAITSGISKRLSEDRKAVFVRSVYLQGLFFRDPETLPVGILAGACPYLQALRNFSEKHGISIAQTAFSYIRDMEGVTSLLLGAENPAQVRQNIAVSTGTVLTESQRAEITEMFSSVPAIIASPWLWFRKKQ, from the coding sequence ATGATATTTCGTGATTTCCACGGCATGCCCGTGTCCGTTATGACTTTGGGGACGGTTCAACTCGGGCTTGACTATGGAATAAATAATCCCGCCGGTCGGCCGGATGCGGTCTCCGCTTCAAACATTCTTTCCGAGGCGCTTTCGGGCGGAGTGAATTCGCTTGATACCTCCGGTGATTACGGCACAAGCGAGGATATCATCGGAAAATTCCTGTCTTCACAAGCTACGGCTGCTTTTCCTCTTGTGACGACTAAATATGAAATCAATCCTGACGGCGATATTTCCGTTTACGGTGTGGAAAAGCAGCTGAATGATCAGCTTGAACGCTCTCTTTCACGCCTTGGGATGTCTTCTCTGCCGATGTTTTTATCTCATAACGATTCGGATGTGCTCATGTTTCGTGAAAAGCTGCGTCCGGCGATAAAAAGCCTGCTGAACACCGGATTGATACGCCATGCGGGAGCTTCGGTCGAGAGTATCGAGGCGGCGGAATCTCTTCTTGGAGACGAGTTGTTCGAATCCGTTCAGCTGCCTATTAACATGATGTCGTCGCGTGCCATAACGTCCGGTATATCAAAAAGGCTTTCTGAGGACAGAAAGGCCGTGTTCGTTCGAAGCGTTTATCTGCAGGGGCTGTTTTTCCGCGATCCGGAAACGCTTCCCGTGGGAATACTTGCCGGAGCGTGTCCTTACTTACAGGCGCTCAGGAATTTTTCTGAAAAGCATGGAATTTCCATAGCCCAGACGGCTTTTTCATATATAAGAGATATGGAAGGAGTGACGTCGCTTTTGCTCGGCGCAGAAAATCCGGCGCAGGTCAGGCAGAATATCGCGGTCTCAACCGGAACGGTGCTGACCGAATCGCAGCGGGCGGAAATAACAGAGATGTTTTCCTCCGTGCCGGCGATAATTGCGTCTCCGTGGCTTTGGTTCAGAAAAAAACAATAA
- a CDS encoding SH3 domain-containing C40 family peptidase: protein MIIRQASAIIYETAPDGRAPCRIADEILMGYRIDVISDTNATVAHIKTEYGYEGFIFKCAFCEENAKYSALPKLVVRGRFCDVLPIPDHRYPAYITLPKGARVGLFGETEEYYRVLLPNNREGYAKKIYLSTDMPINYKNGYSDFPDSTSEIRNAVIASAKEYLGTPYRWGGKSTSGIDCSGLCFMAYYLNGITIWRDANVDTKYTLKIPYDIVKPADLLYFPGHVGMCLGNGQFIHASSAGGGVCINSLTPGADNYSEYHKIRLECAGRVLK from the coding sequence ATGATCATCAGACAAGCCTCAGCGATAATTTATGAAACGGCACCGGACGGCCGGGCACCATGCCGCATTGCGGACGAAATCCTCATGGGATACCGAATAGACGTCATTTCGGACACCAACGCCACAGTAGCTCATATTAAAACAGAATACGGATACGAAGGATTCATTTTTAAATGCGCCTTTTGTGAAGAAAACGCAAAATATTCCGCTTTGCCAAAGCTCGTTGTTCGAGGCCGCTTCTGCGATGTCCTTCCGATTCCGGATCATAGATATCCGGCTTATATCACCTTGCCTAAGGGAGCCCGCGTAGGGCTTTTCGGCGAAACGGAAGAATATTATCGTGTTCTCCTTCCCAACAACAGAGAAGGATATGCGAAAAAGATCTATCTTAGCACGGATATGCCAATCAACTATAAAAACGGATATTCCGACTTTCCGGACAGTACCTCTGAAATCCGCAACGCCGTAATCGCATCCGCAAAGGAATATCTCGGAACACCTTACAGATGGGGCGGAAAAAGCACCTCCGGCATCGACTGCTCCGGACTTTGTTTTATGGCATATTATTTGAACGGCATAACTATATGGCGCGACGCCAATGTCGATACAAAATATACTTTAAAGATTCCATACGACATCGTAAAACCCGCCGATCTTCTGTATTTTCCCGGGCATGTCGGTATGTGTCTCGGCAACGGACAGTTCATTCATGCCTCATCAGCCGGCGGAGGTGTCTGCATCAACAGCCTGACGCCGGGCGCCGACAATTACAGCGAATACCATAAAATCAGGCTTGAATGCGCCGGCAGAGTACTCAAATAA
- a CDS encoding methionine gamma-lyase family protein produces MKSETVLSAEHLIEVAESSLTSDFERESKTAFLCQKRVMKAFSDRRVSAECFNATSGYGYNDKGREVCDAVFADALEAESAFVRHSIVSGTHALTIALFGLLRPGETLLAVTGKPYDTLDEVIGLRGNGMGSLKDFGVKYREITTGADGSIDIDSLVGILKSDKTVKAVYMQLSRGYGTRPTLSSSSVKAVADAVKSRSDAFIIVDNCYGEFCEDHEPCYYGADVSVGSLIKNPGGGIAESGGYIAGTKKAVELCSYRLTSPGIGLECGATLGQTKSIIKGLFYAPHTVLQAKKCAMLAAAVFSDMGYEVDPLPHAPRYDIIEAIRFKEREPLIAFCEGIQAGSPVDSFVTPVPWAMPGYADEVIMAAGAFTQGSSIELSADAPLREPYIAYLQGGLTYESAKIGILHAVNKLLEAGHAVIKYKI; encoded by the coding sequence ATGAAATCAGAGACCGTTTTATCTGCGGAGCATTTAATAGAAGTGGCGGAGAGTTCGCTTACATCCGATTTTGAAAGGGAAAGCAAGACAGCGTTTTTGTGTCAGAAACGCGTTATGAAAGCGTTTTCCGACAGACGCGTCAGCGCGGAATGCTTTAATGCTACAAGCGGGTACGGATACAACGACAAGGGCAGAGAGGTATGCGACGCGGTGTTTGCGGATGCGCTGGAGGCGGAATCGGCGTTTGTACGGCATTCAATAGTATCCGGTACGCATGCGCTCACAATTGCTCTTTTCGGGCTGCTCCGTCCGGGAGAAACGCTTTTGGCGGTGACCGGCAAACCGTATGATACGCTTGACGAAGTCATCGGGCTGCGCGGAAACGGAATGGGGTCGCTTAAGGATTTCGGAGTAAAATACAGAGAAATAACAACCGGTGCCGACGGGTCGATAGATATAGACAGTCTTGTCGGGATTTTAAAAAGCGATAAGACCGTCAAAGCTGTATATATGCAGCTCAGCCGCGGATACGGCACCCGCCCGACGCTTTCTTCGTCGTCGGTTAAAGCAGTAGCCGATGCGGTAAAATCGCGGTCGGATGCTTTCATAATAGTCGATAACTGCTACGGGGAATTCTGCGAGGACCACGAGCCTTGTTATTACGGCGCGGATGTTTCCGTAGGGTCGTTGATTAAAAATCCCGGCGGCGGCATCGCCGAATCCGGAGGATATATTGCCGGAACGAAAAAGGCGGTCGAGCTGTGTTCATACCGCCTTACTTCACCCGGCATAGGACTTGAATGCGGAGCCACTTTAGGGCAGACAAAAAGTATAATAAAGGGATTGTTTTACGCGCCGCACACTGTGCTTCAGGCGAAAAAATGCGCCATGCTGGCGGCAGCTGTTTTTTCGGATATGGGATACGAGGTTGATCCGCTTCCGCACGCGCCGCGGTATGATATAATAGAGGCCATACGCTTTAAAGAGAGGGAACCGCTCATCGCGTTCTGCGAAGGAATACAGGCCGGATCTCCCGTCGACTCGTTTGTGACGCCGGTTCCCTGGGCTATGCCCGGATATGCGGACGAGGTCATCATGGCGGCCGGCGCGTTTACTCAGGGCTCGTCGATCGAGTTGTCCGCCGACGCTCCGCTCAGAGAGCCGTATATAGCATATCTTCAGGGCGGTCTTACCTACGAAAGCGCAAAAATAGGTATTCTGCATGCCGTAAACAAGCTGCTCGAAGCCGGACACGCAGTTATTAAATATAAAATTTAA
- a CDS encoding diguanylate cyclase yields MRNFYVLAAVLEYIEENICEDFTLQMVADHCAVSLSGLHKLFGYAFGYSIKDYIAKRRHSLACSDLINSKLSVLEIAVKYRYNSQEVFVRAFTRLRGITPSAYRNNPYLSNLFPKIELNNGGNDMRKVDISDMYDEIKKLRGSYVLCSDIVHFKQINDNFGFSVGDIVLAKTAQRIDSCIDDNMIFFRIGRDEFAVLTGFTDEGKAIELAKRITDLNSHELEINEHKVLLNLRVGVTKIPDQGLSYSEILNSMLDSIEKARSEKASYCVSY; encoded by the coding sequence ATGCGTAATTTCTATGTTTTGGCGGCAGTACTTGAATATATCGAAGAAAATATCTGCGAAGACTTTACACTGCAAATGGTTGCGGATCACTGCGCTGTATCATTATCAGGACTTCATAAGCTGTTTGGCTATGCGTTCGGTTATTCTATTAAAGACTATATTGCCAAAAGGCGACACAGCCTTGCGTGCAGTGATTTAATCAACAGTAAATTGAGTGTATTGGAAATCGCCGTTAAATACCGGTATAATTCACAGGAAGTATTCGTCCGGGCATTTACGCGATTGCGAGGAATAACGCCCTCGGCATATAGAAATAATCCGTATCTTTCTAATTTGTTCCCAAAAATAGAATTAAATAATGGAGGCAACGATATGAGAAAGGTTGATATCTCAGATATGTATGATGAGATAAAGAAACTGCGCGGCAGCTATGTTTTATGCAGTGACATTGTTCATTTCAAGCAAATAAATGACAACTTTGGATTTTCCGTGGGCGATATTGTGCTTGCAAAAACTGCACAAAGGATTGATAGCTGTATTGATGACAATATGATTTTCTTTAGAATTGGCAGAGATGAATTTGCCGTTCTGACAGGTTTCACCGATGAAGGAAAAGCAATTGAGCTTGCCAAAAGAATTACCGATCTGAATAGTCATGAACTCGAAATCAACGAACATAAAGTCTTGTTAAATCTGCGTGTTGGTGTTACAAAAATTCCAGACCAAGGATTAAGTTATTCTGAAATTCTAAACTCCATGTTGGATTCAATAGAAAAAGCGAGATCAGAAAAAGCGAGTTATTGCGTTTCATATTAA
- a CDS encoding ABC transporter ATP-binding protein, translating into MNNALVKCENLKKQYDKKTALNNLSLSIEENSITGLIGRNGSGKTTLMKILSGQLDKTSGTALVFGENPADNIRVLENLVYTYHNFSYQKDLTLKVILENYDIMFPAFDLDFANKLLKFFELNGKMKYKALSQGMASIFNFLAALSCRCKLTMFDEPVLGMDITVRKAAYDILLREYAENPRTFIISSHLLSELEGVLSDILLIENGEKLLHSNIDIMRNSAYRIDGDWTKIQKYIAGKKIIALQNSPMQSFAVVYEPLSETVKTDVLNAGLDISPVHAEDLYVYLTKQNKEEALKCLW; encoded by the coding sequence ATGAATAACGCGTTAGTTAAGTGCGAAAATCTCAAGAAACAATATGACAAGAAAACAGCGCTAAACAACCTCAGTCTATCAATAGAAGAAAACAGCATAACAGGACTTATCGGCCGCAACGGAAGCGGGAAAACGACCTTGATGAAAATTCTTTCCGGTCAGCTTGATAAAACAAGCGGTACAGCCTTGGTATTTGGAGAAAATCCGGCAGACAATATAAGGGTATTGGAAAACCTTGTTTATACATATCATAATTTTTCATATCAGAAGGATCTGACCCTCAAGGTTATACTTGAAAATTATGATATTATGTTCCCTGCTTTTGACCTCGATTTTGCAAATAAATTACTGAAATTCTTTGAGCTTAACGGAAAAATGAAGTATAAAGCTCTTTCACAGGGCATGGCAAGTATTTTCAATTTCCTTGCTGCTCTGTCCTGCAGATGCAAGCTTACTATGTTTGACGAGCCTGTGCTTGGAATGGATATAACAGTCCGTAAAGCCGCTTATGATATTTTACTGCGTGAATATGCCGAAAATCCGAGAACATTTATTATTTCAAGCCATTTGTTAAGCGAGCTTGAAGGCGTTTTATCAGATATTTTACTAATTGAAAACGGGGAAAAACTGCTGCACAGCAATATTGATATTATGAGGAACAGCGCATATCGCATAGACGGCGACTGGACAAAAATTCAAAAATACATCGCGGGTAAAAAGATCATAGCCCTGCAAAACAGCCCTATGCAAAGCTTCGCCGTTGTATATGAACCGCTTTCCGAAACGGTAAAAACTGATGTGTTAAATGCCGGACTTGATATTTCTCCTGTTCATGCGGAAGATTTATATGTATATTTGACCAAGCAAAACAAGGAGGAGGCTCTTAAATGTTTGTGGTAA
- a CDS encoding GntR family transcriptional regulator yields the protein MKINFDSIIPVYLQIAQAIEDDILMDKLKEGDNCYSQLVISKEIGVNPATAAKGIYLLVQKGVLDKQRGLSMVVAKGAKDLILNDKIKNNLSRLIEGLINEADKLNFSKAELFKLIETHYTERGEKNE from the coding sequence TTGAAAATCAACTTTGACAGCATAATACCTGTATATTTACAAATTGCCCAAGCTATTGAGGACGACATTCTCATGGACAAACTTAAGGAGGGCGATAATTGCTATTCGCAGCTTGTTATATCAAAAGAAATCGGCGTCAATCCGGCGACAGCAGCAAAAGGAATATATTTATTGGTGCAAAAAGGTGTTTTGGATAAACAGCGTGGGCTGTCAATGGTGGTTGCAAAAGGCGCAAAAGATTTAATATTGAATGACAAAATAAAGAATAATCTCTCGCGTTTAATTGAGGGCTTGATTAATGAAGCCGACAAGCTGAACTTTTCAAAAGCAGAATTATTTAAGCTGATCGAAACTCACTATACGGAAAGGGGCGAAAAAAATGAATAA
- the asd gene encoding aspartate-semialdehyde dehydrogenase: MKKLNVGVIGATGMVGQRFITLLMDHPYFNLMYLAASKNSAGKTYEEAVGTRWKLSEPMPESVKGMIVHDAANINEAKNGVNFVFCAVDMKKDELIALENAYAKAEIPVISNNSANRWTPDVPMLIPEINSEHIKVIDDQRRRLGTKYGFICVKPNCSIQSYVPMLSALLPFAPNKVAVTTYQAISGAGKTFADWPEIIDNVIPYIGGEEEKSEREPMKVWGRIENGVIVPVSCPSITAQCIRVPASDGHLAAVFVSFDKKPSKEQIIAAWESYSGLPQKLELPSAPKQFIKYFEEDNRPQTALDRGLENGMGISAGRLREDSVFDYKFIGLSHNTLRGAAGGAVLCAELLFREEYLK; the protein is encoded by the coding sequence ATGAAAAAACTGAACGTCGGCGTCATCGGCGCCACAGGAATGGTCGGGCAGAGATTTATTACTTTGCTCATGGATCATCCGTATTTTAATTTAATGTACCTTGCCGCGAGCAAAAACAGCGCGGGAAAAACATACGAGGAAGCCGTCGGAACCAGATGGAAGCTCTCCGAACCGATGCCTGAATCGGTCAAAGGTATGATTGTTCACGACGCGGCAAACATCAATGAAGCGAAAAACGGAGTTAATTTCGTTTTCTGCGCCGTCGATATGAAAAAAGACGAGCTCATTGCGCTTGAAAACGCATACGCGAAGGCCGAGATACCGGTCATTTCAAACAACTCTGCAAACAGATGGACACCGGATGTCCCGATGCTCATTCCGGAAATAAATTCAGAGCATATAAAAGTCATCGACGATCAGCGCAGACGTCTAGGCACAAAATACGGCTTTATCTGTGTAAAGCCGAACTGCTCCATACAAAGCTATGTGCCGATGCTCAGCGCGCTTCTGCCGTTTGCGCCGAATAAGGTCGCTGTCACCACATATCAGGCTATTTCCGGAGCCGGGAAGACCTTTGCCGACTGGCCTGAAATAATCGACAACGTAATCCCGTATATCGGAGGCGAAGAAGAAAAGAGCGAACGCGAACCGATGAAGGTATGGGGCAGAATAGAGAACGGCGTTATCGTTCCGGTTTCCTGTCCGTCCATCACCGCGCAGTGCATACGCGTTCCGGCTTCTGACGGACATCTCGCCGCCGTTTTCGTCAGCTTTGATAAAAAGCCATCCAAAGAACAGATTATCGCAGCTTGGGAAAGCTATTCCGGTCTGCCCCAAAAACTTGAACTGCCCAGCGCGCCCAAGCAATTCATCAAATACTTCGAAGAAGACAACCGTCCTCAGACCGCGCTTGACCGCGGACTCGAAAACGGTATGGGCATATCAGCCGGACGCCTCAGAGAAGACAGCGTTTTCGATTACAAATTTATCGGCCTTTCTCACAACACTCTGCGCGGCGCCGCCGGCGGAGCCGTGCTCTGCGCCGAGCTTCTCTTCAGAGAAGAATATTTGAAATAA
- a CDS encoding GNAT family N-acetyltransferase: MPDMLVNLYNMPSHEALIEKLIAEDNIIIKRGMTPNMRMICRWIEEKFGEGWASECQASFTRHPSSVFVAAADGKDIIGFACYDATAKGYFGPTGVDPEYRGKGVGTALLYKCLEALKNEGYGYAIIGGAGPIDFYRKSCGAMDIPVPSPNIYSNMLR; encoded by the coding sequence ATGCCGGATATGCTCGTAAACCTTTACAATATGCCTTCTCATGAAGCTTTGATTGAAAAACTCATTGCTGAGGATAATATAATAATCAAGCGCGGCATGACCCCGAATATGCGTATGATATGCCGCTGGATCGAAGAAAAATTCGGCGAAGGCTGGGCCAGCGAATGTCAGGCCTCCTTCACCCGCCATCCCTCTTCCGTATTTGTCGCCGCCGCCGACGGAAAAGATATCATCGGCTTCGCGTGCTATGATGCCACAGCCAAAGGATATTTCGGCCCGACCGGAGTCGATCCCGAATACCGCGGAAAAGGCGTAGGCACCGCGCTTTTATACAAATGTCTCGAAGCGCTTAAAAACGAAGGGTACGGATACGCCATTATCGGCGGCGCGGGTCCCATCGATTTTTACCGCAAGTCCTGCGGAGCAATGGACATACCAGTTCCGAGCCCCAATATTTATTCAAATATGTTAAGATAA
- the rpsU gene encoding 30S ribosomal protein S21, with protein sequence MAEVRVKENESLDSALRRFKRQCARSGVLAELRKRECYEKPSVKRKKKQEAARKRKYK encoded by the coding sequence ATGGCAGAAGTCAGAGTCAAGGAAAACGAGTCCTTGGACAGCGCTCTTCGCAGATTCAAAAGACAGTGCGCAAGAAGCGGGGTCCTCGCGGAACTTCGCAAACGTGAATGCTATGAAAAGCCGAGCGTGAAGCGCAAGAAGAAACAGGAAGCGGCAAGAAAGCGTAAATACAAATAA